One genomic window of Camelina sativa cultivar DH55 chromosome 5, Cs, whole genome shotgun sequence includes the following:
- the LOC104789508 gene encoding probable pectinesterase 29 — protein sequence MESLVCVFALSVLYVTVVSSHTVPNVFEGIRLKDTNNVIVKTIVVDQSGHGNFKTIQAAIDSVPFGMNNWTKIVVRQGTYYEKVTIPKKKTKIQLEGNRSSRTIIQYNDAGSSVKSATLTVLAEFFVATNITFKNTYNQEKPMTRYEEIRVAPAVLLTADKAAFFGCGFFGMQDTVGDLVGRHYFQQCFIKGAIDFIWGGGQSIYQSCTIEVMGVTTATASNDEVNRGLIAGYITAQGRGTEKDTSGFVFSGCAIFGPGKAFLGRAYGGYSRVVFSNTNMANVIVPQGWDSWTHPKEVNKVTFVEVNCKGPGANKKGRVAWEKNLSPQDVSYFINHKTFLNKDGWIDSLPPHRRILGFKCKPFFSPPPF from the exons ATGGAGTCTCTCGTTTGTGTTTTTGCTCTTTCAGTTTTGTATGTGACGGTTGTGTCGTCACATACCGTTCCTAATGTTTTTGAAGGTATTAGACTTAAAGATACCAACAACGTTATAGTCAAAACAATTGTGGTAGATCAGTCTGGTCATGGTAACTTTAAAACCATACAGGCGGCCATTGACTCTGTTCCCTTCGGTATGAACAATTGGACCAAGATTGTTGTCAGACAAGGAACCTACTA TGAAAAGGTTACGATtccaaaaaagaagacaaaaatacAATTGGAGGGAAATCGATCATCACGAACGATAATTCAGTATAACGATGCAGGGAGCTCCGTTAAAAGTGCTACTCTCACAGTGTTGGCTGAGTTCTTCGTCGCGACAAATATAACATTTAAG AATACCTATAATCAAGAAAAGCCTATGACACGGTATGAAGAGATAAGAGTAGCTCCAGCGGTTTTGTTAACAGCAGACAAGGCGGCCTTCTTCGGTTGCGGATTTTTTGGTATGCAAGACACAGTTGGTGACTTAGTCGGCCGTCACTACTTCCAACAATGTTTCATCAAAGGAGCTATTGACTTTATTTGGGGAGGAGGCCAATCTATATACCAA AGTTGTACGATAGAGGTTATGGGCGTGACAACAGCGACAGCGAGTAATGATGAGGTTAACAGAGGATTGATCGCGGGTTACATAACAGCGCAAGGAAGGGGGACCGAGAAGGACACAAGTGGATTTGTGTTTAGTGGATGCGCCATTTTTGGACCTGGTAAGGCATTCCTAGGAAGAGCTTACGGAGGTTACTCGAGGGTTGTGTTTAGCAATACTAACATGGCTAATGTTATTGTTCCTCAAGGCTGGGATTCTTGGACACATCCAAAAGAAGT GAATAAAGTGACATTTGTGGAAGTAAATTGCAAAGGGCCCGgagcaaacaaaaaaggaagagTGGCGTGGGAGAAGAATCTCTCACCTCAAGATGTATCATACTTTATAAACCATAAGACCTTTTTAAACAAAGATGGTTGGATAGATAGTCTCCCTCCACATCGAAGAATACTTGGGTTCAAGTGTAAACCATTTTTTTCACCTCCTCCTTTTTAA